CACACTTGCACAGAGCCATGAAAAGAAGCAACGAGTAGGGTGGCAGCAAGAAACTTGCCCCGTGTGAACTGAAATTGACTCTACTGCAACACTACTACTCTGGTAATGAAGCATTGCTATTGCAATAATGAACCGTTGCTATTGCCATAAcgaaccagtagcactctttgctgtCACACGATTTCAGAAATTTTGAGATAGCTGGATAGACAGGTGCACTCAACCTTAACTTTCCCACATTTAAAGACGCTGTATGTGACAAGAACTAGTGGAGTATAATATAATTGAATTCAGACTACTACCTGACAAGTGTATGCACCGAAACTGAACTTGGAAAAATAAAGTGTCTGCAATAATACAGAGATCATTTCTAGAATAGCATTGATTCCGCATATATCCAAAAAATATAGTATAGCACAAAGGGATACAGACGATCCGAGCATTGAGTTTCTCTATAAAGGAGCTCAACGCCTCGCCATAGACTTCCACCCTTCGCAAGTCAGAACCCAGCTTGCAAACCATACACGGCACCGCCCTGCCATGGCCATCACCGCCACCACCAACGGTGCCGCTGCGCCGACCCATGCCGCGAACGGCGCGGGCAACCAGGCCGGCCGCGACCACGTGGTCGTGTTCCCGTTCATGGCCAAGGGCCACACCCTCCCACTGCTGCACTTCGCCACGGCGCTCACCGTGCACCAAAAGGACCTCCGCGTCACCATGGTCGTCACGCCCGCCAACTTTGCCTTCGCCCGCAGCCGCCTCCCGGCGTCGGTGCGGCTTGCGGTGCTCCCGTTCCCGTCGCTGCCGCCGCTGCCATCCGGCGTGGAGTCCACGGACACCCTGCCCGGCCCGGACCTCTACCCGACGTTCCTGCGCGCCACGGCGCTCCTGCGGGAGCCCTTCGCGGACTTCATGGCGTCGCTTCCGGCCCCGCCGCTCGTGCTCGTCTCCGACTTCTTCCTCGGGTTCACGCACCGCGTCGCGGCCGACGCAGGCGTCCGCCGCGTCGTGTTCCACGGCATGTCCTGCTTCTCGATGGCCGCCTGCAAATCGCTCGTCAcgagcccgccgccgcccggcgccAGTTTCCACCTGTCCCGTATGCCGGAGCACGTAAGGATCACGCCGGCGGATGTCCCGGACACGATCGCCAAGATCGGCGACGCCGAGGACCCAGTGACTCGGTTCCTTATCGATGACATCGGCGAGTCCGACCCGCGCAGCTGGGGCGTCCTCGTCAACAGCTTCGCCATGTTGGACGAGGACTACGTATCAGCCTTCATCTCGTTCTACCAGCCGGACGCGCGAGCCTGGCTGGTGGGCCCTCtgtttctcgccgccggcgacgTGCCGGAGCGCGTGGGGGAGCAGGACCCCGAGGGGTGCCTCGCCTGGCTCGACGAGATGGCGGAGCGGTCGGAGTCGGTGATCTACGTGTCGTTCGGCACGCAGGCCCATATCTCCGACGAGCAGCTCGACGAGCTGGCGCGCGGGCTGGTGCGGTCCGGCCACCCCTTCCTCTGGGCCGTCCGGTCCGGCACGTGGTCGCCGCCGGTGGACGTGGGGCCGCACGGGAGGATCGTCCGCGGGTGGATCCCGCAGAGGAGCGTGCTAGCCCACCCCGCGGTGGGAGGGTTCGTGAGCCACTGCGGGTGGAACTCGGTGATGGAGAGCCTGGCGGCGGGGAAGCCCGTGCTGGCGTGGCCGCAGATGGCCGAGCAGCACCTGAACGCGCACCACGTCACGCACATCATCGGCGCCGGGGTCAGGATAACGGCCGCCGGGGGCGTGGTGGGCAGGGCGGAGGTGGAGCGCAAGGTGAGGAGGCTGATGGACGCCGGCGACGCGGACGGGCAGAAAATGCGCGCGAAGGCGGCCTGGACGCAGAAGGCGGCGAGGTCAGCGGTGAGCGACGGTGGCACCTCGCGCGTCGCGTTGCTGAAGCTGGTGGAGGAGCTCCAGGGGAGCTACTGTGACGTCATGGTGGCGAACAAGGATCGCTCTTAATAATCAAATCAATCGGCGGCGACGGGACGATACGGACGCGCATGATTTCGGAAAATAACCTCAGCTCCTGTGTACGTGCACCGATGTGTAAGTGCGTAATCTGTTGTGTGATATGCCGCGTACTCCATTAATTCTGTAGCGTCGTGATCGTGCACTTCATCGGGCTGCTGCTCATTTGCTTTGTTTTAGCTATTTTATTTGTGTTCGACTAAAGACACTTTAATGGTGTTTTGCAAAACTTTACGATAATTAGTGTATATGGTTTTGTACTGGTGTGCATGTGGTTGTGAGGTCTGATGATTTATCTTTATTGCGCCAAGAAAAGGTAATATCAAGAAATATagtaaacaaaaagaaaaaactaaatattTTCCAGAGCGGAGATTTTCGTGtattctaagagcatctccaaaatagtttttttttGCGCGCAGCAGGGCGCTGGCTCTAGCGGCCGCTGCAAAATATGGCGCGCGCGAGTAGCTTCAGCAGGCACGCTAAATTTCCATCGCGCGAGCAGCCGACACTTGCAAATAGCATGATTTTACATGTCCATTTGACAATATGATGATGTTTCAAATATTAAACAAATATGCAAAAATAAGAGTTGGAGCAACATAGCATAGTTCAATTGCCGACGGCGAAGCCGAAGCTCAACCCCGCACTAGGGTTTGCGGCGGTAGCGGTGGCAACAGCGGAGGGATCGCGGGTGTAGGGAGGGGTTGGGAGGATATCGACACGACCTTCCATCGGTCGAAAttcgccggcggcggcgcggggcgaggcgAAGGCGGGGCTGCCGGAGAGGTTGGCGGCACTTGGTCGCGGGCGCTCGATTgtccagcgcgcgggagcgggcgcacgAAATAAGCGGCGCGCGATGCTGTTTTACTCCACACGCTAAACCCGTTATACCGCGAGCGTGATTATTGCGTGGCTGCTGGACCGCCCCTTTCGGTTCCGCGCACACAAAAAATGGCAGTTTTTTTCTAGCGCACGGCTAAGATAGCGGGCGGTTGGAGATACTCTAATTGCACTCAATTTTTGGCAGTGAAAATACTTGCGCGGTAACCTAGGCAAAAAAGTACTCTAATGACCTGTTTGGTATTACTCCGCTCCACCAAAATTAGCTTCAGGGTATCAAATTCACTTTGGAGCAGTTTTATACAGAAGTTGTTGCTCCACCAATGAGCAATGTTTGGCTTTCAGCTAGCTCCAACTTCAATAATGAGAAATTCGATGGAAATGATCTATTTGATTGGATGACATGGGGTGAATCGAAGAAGTATCCACTTATCGGTGGCAGTGGTGGGTTATTTTCCCCCATCTCCAGCTTAAGAGTTTTTGAAGCACCCCCATGAAGAGCTCCATAAAAAACAAAGAGTTGTACCTCATattctgattttttttcaaaacggcATATAATGGAGCTAACCCGTTTGGTTTGCATTTTTTAGAGTGGAGGTGGATTTTAAGGacgatgcttcggtgccttaaggtatCTACCTTTGTGTCTATAACATGTGGGTCAGtcaggacccacatgtcatagacacaaagatagataccttaaggcaccgaagctgctCCGGATTTTAAGGAGTAGAGGGATCCCAAACAGACCCTAAAAGGCTTTTTTTATAGcatctatatttatttatttttgccgaGATCACCACACATGTCTTTTATTCATTAAATTTCACCAGTTAGAAACTTAGAATACACAGACAAGCTTATTGTCCAACAAAAATAGATATATTTATTTTATTCACCCTTCTTTTACTGCTCATGCGGGTGTGCATTAGCCTGAGCTCATAAAAACACCACATGCTATTCTGTCGTTCGTTGGGGTGCAGACTGTGGAGTGCCTAGTACAGTTTAGAGCTTAGAGGGACACATGTTAAAACACTTTATAtactctaaaaagaagaagaataggTGATGTGTTAAACATGTTGTAGACAGGTTGAAGTGTTGGCTTCGGTAGTTAGCATTCGACCCACCGTACGCGTTGACAAACATGGCATGATCCGTGTGTTATTATCTTATAACAACCATACTTTGTATCATACCCTAATCAATATCCTAACTGTGTATTGTCATGGCCGTCTTTAAAAATTTGAGGCCCCGATGCGAAATGCTAAATGGGGCCCTAAAATTAGAAAATGTCACTCACATCCCTACGACACAAAGGGCTATGGATA
This portion of the Triticum dicoccoides isolate Atlit2015 ecotype Zavitan chromosome 7A, WEW_v2.0, whole genome shotgun sequence genome encodes:
- the LOC119331691 gene encoding scopoletin glucosyltransferase-like, with product MAITATTNGAAAPTHAANGAGNQAGRDHVVVFPFMAKGHTLPLLHFATALTVHQKDLRVTMVVTPANFAFARSRLPASVRLAVLPFPSLPPLPSGVESTDTLPGPDLYPTFLRATALLREPFADFMASLPAPPLVLVSDFFLGFTHRVAADAGVRRVVFHGMSCFSMAACKSLVTSPPPPGASFHLSRMPEHVRITPADVPDTIAKIGDAEDPVTRFLIDDIGESDPRSWGVLVNSFAMLDEDYVSAFISFYQPDARAWLVGPLFLAAGDVPERVGEQDPEGCLAWLDEMAERSESVIYVSFGTQAHISDEQLDELARGLVRSGHPFLWAVRSGTWSPPVDVGPHGRIVRGWIPQRSVLAHPAVGGFVSHCGWNSVMESLAAGKPVLAWPQMAEQHLNAHHVTHIIGAGVRITAAGGVVGRAEVERKVRRLMDAGDADGQKMRAKAAWTQKAARSAVSDGGTSRVALLKLVEELQGSYCDVMVANKDRS